Proteins from a genomic interval of Streptomyces sp. NBC_01445:
- a CDS encoding MOSC and FAD-binding oxidoreductase domain-containing protein, translating into MPKDVPWHGKTVHTGVYKQTVAGPRMVRRLNIDGDGQGDLGGHGGEQRAVLVYQTDSYRFWANELGRDDLTPGQFGENFTVDGLPDDEVCIGDRYRIGEALFEVTQPRVTCYRVGLRMGEPQMAALLVAHHRPGFYLRVIEEGEVEAGQKIVKVSTGPEAMTVEEIDRVLYLPGHTREQVERALRIPALSPGWQGSMRTLLDQADGEGGASSGSAGLNTAATAPPPAWPGFRPLTVTHIPSESRSVFSLHLAAADGSALPAALPGQFLTVKVQPAGGVPPLIRSYSLSGEPGTGAYRISVKVEPHGAASNELRAHIRVGDQLDAAAPRGTFCLTGGDNPVVLLSAGVGVTPVLAMLHTLAHDRSTRQVWWLHGARDGSEHPFAQESRDLIATLPNARSTVYYSRPASNDHLGVDYDEAGRLSAGPVRRLGLPTDADAYLCGPTAFMDSLTAALVDCGLDASRVHTEIFGAGPAITPGIKGSATGPAPHQPAGPPGSGPEVAFARSGLTVPWNDAQESLLELAEVCDVPVQWSCRTGVCHTCELALMSGTVNYSPDPVEPPAEGNILICCSKPVGGIVLDL; encoded by the coding sequence ATGCCGAAAGACGTCCCCTGGCACGGAAAGACCGTGCACACCGGCGTCTACAAGCAGACCGTTGCCGGACCTCGGATGGTGCGGCGGCTGAACATCGACGGGGACGGCCAGGGAGATCTAGGCGGGCACGGCGGTGAGCAGCGGGCGGTGCTGGTCTACCAGACCGACTCCTACCGCTTCTGGGCGAACGAGCTGGGCCGCGACGACCTCACTCCCGGGCAGTTCGGCGAGAACTTCACCGTGGATGGGTTGCCCGACGATGAGGTCTGCATCGGGGACCGCTACCGCATCGGGGAAGCCCTGTTCGAGGTCACTCAACCCCGGGTGACCTGCTACCGGGTGGGCCTGCGCATGGGTGAGCCACAGATGGCCGCACTGCTCGTGGCCCACCACCGCCCCGGCTTCTACCTCCGCGTCATTGAGGAAGGCGAGGTCGAGGCGGGGCAAAAGATCGTCAAGGTCTCCACCGGCCCGGAGGCGATGACCGTCGAAGAGATCGACCGGGTGCTCTACCTGCCCGGACACACCCGTGAGCAGGTCGAACGGGCCCTGCGGATCCCCGCGCTCAGCCCCGGCTGGCAGGGTTCCATGCGCACCTTGCTGGACCAGGCCGACGGCGAAGGTGGTGCTTCCTCGGGCAGCGCCGGACTGAACACCGCGGCCACCGCACCGCCACCTGCCTGGCCGGGCTTCCGCCCGCTGACTGTCACGCATATCCCGTCCGAGAGCCGCAGCGTGTTCTCTCTGCACCTGGCCGCCGCAGACGGCTCGGCGCTGCCGGCCGCGCTGCCGGGCCAGTTCCTCACCGTCAAAGTCCAGCCCGCGGGCGGCGTGCCACCCCTGATCCGCAGCTACTCCCTGTCCGGCGAGCCAGGCACTGGCGCGTACCGGATCAGCGTGAAGGTCGAACCGCACGGCGCCGCCAGTAACGAGCTGCGTGCCCACATCCGGGTCGGCGACCAACTGGATGCCGCCGCGCCCCGCGGCACCTTCTGCCTGACCGGGGGCGACAACCCGGTGGTACTGCTGTCGGCCGGGGTCGGTGTCACCCCCGTCCTGGCCATGCTGCACACCCTCGCCCATGACCGCTCCACCCGCCAGGTGTGGTGGCTGCATGGAGCCCGTGACGGCAGCGAGCACCCCTTCGCCCAGGAAAGTCGCGACCTGATCGCCACCCTGCCCAACGCCCGGTCGACCGTCTACTACAGCAGGCCCGCTTCCAACGACCACCTTGGCGTGGACTACGACGAAGCGGGCCGTCTCTCGGCCGGGCCTGTCCGCCGGCTCGGCCTACCCACCGACGCCGACGCGTACCTGTGCGGCCCCACCGCATTCATGGACAGCCTCACTGCCGCGCTCGTGGACTGCGGTCTCGACGCCTCCCGCGTCCACACCGAGATCTTCGGCGCGGGCCCCGCCATCACCCCCGGGATCAAGGGCTCGGCAACCGGGCCCGCGCCTCACCAGCCCGCGGGCCCGCCCGGCAGCGGACCCGAGGTCGCCTTCGCCCGCAGCGGACTCACCGTCCCCTGGAACGACGCCCAGGAGTCCCTGCTCGAACTCGCCGAAGTCTGCGACGTCCCCGTCCAG